One segment of Fructilactobacillus hinvesii DNA contains the following:
- a CDS encoding dihydroorotate oxidase codes for MTAIDLSATIGTETFQHPLINAAGVWDETATEMNAVLASAAGGLTTKSATLAPRAGNPKPRYFDTKLGSINSMGLPNQGLDYYLDFIANTTTDKPIDLSVTGTKMADQIAALQQIQASDFTGMCELNLSCPNVVGKPQIGYDLDATKEILDQVFDFYTKPLGVKLPPYFDLQQYDAMAQILNQYPLTYINAINSVGNGLVIDPDSERVVIKPKGGFGGIGGKYIKPVALANVRAFRQRLRPEIKIIGTGGVTTGTDVFELILCGADIVELGTVVMQEGLAAFARINQELTDLMAAKGYHKLTDFRGHLQEYQD; via the coding sequence ATGACTGCAATTGATTTAAGCGCCACGATTGGAACAGAGACCTTTCAGCATCCGTTGATTAACGCAGCTGGGGTATGGGATGAAACCGCAACCGAAATGAACGCCGTGCTGGCTTCCGCTGCTGGCGGATTAACCACTAAAAGTGCAACCTTAGCTCCTCGAGCTGGAAACCCTAAGCCCCGTTACTTTGACACTAAACTAGGAAGCATCAACTCGATGGGGTTGCCTAACCAAGGATTGGACTACTACCTTGATTTCATCGCTAACACTACAACTGACAAACCAATTGATTTATCCGTAACGGGAACCAAAATGGCAGATCAAATTGCGGCGCTCCAGCAAATTCAAGCCAGTGATTTTACCGGGATGTGTGAGCTAAACTTATCGTGCCCCAACGTAGTTGGCAAACCGCAAATCGGTTACGATTTAGACGCCACTAAAGAAATCTTGGATCAGGTGTTCGATTTTTACACCAAACCGCTAGGGGTTAAACTTCCTCCCTACTTTGACCTCCAACAATACGATGCAATGGCTCAGATTTTAAACCAATATCCTCTAACATACATTAACGCCATTAACAGCGTGGGCAATGGCCTCGTGATTGATCCAGACAGCGAACGAGTAGTCATTAAACCCAAAGGAGGCTTTGGGGGCATCGGCGGAAAATACATCAAACCGGTAGCGCTAGCTAACGTTCGTGCTTTCCGGCAACGCTTGCGTCCTGAAATCAAGATCATCGGTACCGGTGGGGTCACCACGGGAACAGATGTCTTTGAATTAATCCTGTGTGGGGCGGACATCGTGGAACTCGGAACGGTAGTCATGCAAGAAGGACTGGCCGCCTTTGCCCGCATTAACCAAGAGTTAACTGACCTCATGGCAGCCAAAGGTTACCACAAACTAACTGATTTTCGGGGTCACCTACAAGAATATCAAGACTAA
- a CDS encoding NlpC/P60 family protein, translating into MKNTKVHFKMYKAGKKWLFAGIATSMMAGAFFFAGNNTASADVLSTGQQHVGTSYAWGGSNPGGFDCSGFTQYVYGQNGVSLPRTAAAQAAAAQPISASEAQAGDLVFFNDGSGIYHVGIYQGNGQMLDAQNRGVISGDSISYFPGQVTYGRIGGGASAAASAPAQTTQAAAQPAADNSQAQTANTDQQAAAQPAADNTQAPATNDDQQAVAQPAADTQAQPANDDQQAAVQPAADTQAQPANDDQQAAAQPDADNSQAQTTNDDQQAAAQPAADNTQAPATNDDQQAAAQPAAEAKPVLTDAKLVSQSSNEGKFNPETGYFTNGDTQIAVRESASLKAKITGYLPAGAKISYDGYVVKDGHVWVEYTGYSGNKLYCPVRETQKVAWGSFE; encoded by the coding sequence ATGAAAAATACTAAAGTTCACTTTAAGATGTACAAAGCAGGTAAGAAATGGTTGTTTGCCGGAATCGCTACTTCAATGATGGCTGGGGCCTTCTTCTTTGCAGGTAACAACACTGCTTCTGCTGATGTTTTGTCCACTGGACAACAACACGTTGGTACTTCATATGCATGGGGTGGTAGTAACCCTGGTGGTTTTGACTGCTCTGGCTTTACGCAATATGTTTATGGTCAAAACGGAGTTAGCTTGCCACGGACTGCCGCAGCTCAAGCCGCTGCAGCACAACCAATTAGTGCTTCTGAAGCTCAAGCCGGTGATTTAGTATTCTTCAACGATGGTAGTGGTATTTACCACGTGGGAATTTACCAAGGAAATGGTCAAATGCTTGATGCTCAAAACCGTGGAGTTATTAGTGGGGATTCCATTTCTTACTTCCCTGGTCAAGTGACCTATGGTCGGATTGGTGGCGGTGCTTCTGCCGCTGCTAGCGCACCAGCACAAACTACTCAAGCAGCCGCACAACCAGCCGCTGACAACAGTCAAGCACAAACGGCTAACACTGACCAACAAGCAGCCGCACAACCAGCTGCTGACAACACCCAAGCACCAGCAACTAACGATGATCAACAAGCAGTTGCACAACCAGCTGCTGACACGCAAGCACAACCTGCTAATGATGATCAACAAGCAGCCGTACAACCAGCCGCTGACACGCAAGCACAACCTGCTAACGATGATCAACAAGCAGCCGCACAACCAGACGCTGACAACAGTCAAGCACAAACGACTAACGATGATCAACAAGCAGCCGCACAACCAGCTGCTGACAACACCCAAGCACCAGCAACTAACGATGATCAACAAGCAGCTGCACAACCAGCCGCAGAAGCTAAGCCAGTTTTAACTGATGCTAAGTTAGTTTCACAATCATCAAACGAAGGTAAGTTTAACCCTGAAACTGGTTACTTCACTAATGGTGACACTCAAATCGCCGTTCGTGAATCAGCTAGCTTAAAGGCTAAGATTACTGGTTACCTTCCTGCTGGAGCTAAGATTAGCTACGATGGTTACGTTGTAAAAGACGGTCACGTTTGGGTTGAATACACTGGTTACAGTGGTAACAAATTATACTGTCCAGTTCGTGAAACTCAAAAAGTAGCATGGGGTTCATTCGAATAA
- a CDS encoding glucose-6-phosphate isomerase produces MAYIKFDDSKVSKFVQANELPEMQALVTAADQELRNGTGAGADFRGWLTLPTDYDHEEFARIQKAAEKIQQDSDVLVVIGIGGSYLGAKMAVDFLNGSFYNSKPKSERRGVQVVFTGNSLSASYLKELQDFVGDRDFSINVISKSGTTTEPSIAFRIFKEKLIKKYGQEEASRRIYATTDAKNGALRQEVEANGYESFIIPDGVGGRFSVLTPVGLLPIAATGADLNELMHGAADAAAAYQDADLSKNDAYRYAALRNILYRKGYVTELIENYEPNLRMFAEWWKQLMGESEGKDQKGIYPSSANFTTDLHSLGQYIQEGLRNLFETVVKVTKPPYNVDIPMEKDNLDGLNYLKGQTLNEVNDKAYEGVVLAHNDGGVPVLTVEIPDESEYSLGYLIYFFEVAVGISGYLNGINPFNQPGVEAYKQNMFALLGKPGYEELAAKLKKEID; encoded by the coding sequence ATGGCTTACATTAAATTTGATGATTCGAAGGTTAGTAAATTCGTCCAAGCAAACGAATTGCCAGAAATGCAAGCCTTAGTAACCGCTGCTGACCAAGAATTACGCAATGGAACTGGTGCCGGAGCTGATTTTCGGGGCTGGCTTACGTTACCAACTGATTATGATCACGAAGAATTTGCTCGAATTCAAAAGGCGGCAGAAAAAATCCAACAAGATTCCGATGTTTTAGTTGTCATCGGAATTGGGGGTTCTTACCTGGGAGCCAAGATGGCCGTCGATTTCTTAAACGGTAGTTTCTACAATTCCAAACCCAAGTCAGAACGACGTGGGGTGCAAGTGGTCTTTACCGGAAACTCATTGAGTGCCTCATACTTGAAGGAATTACAAGACTTCGTTGGTGATCGGGACTTTTCAATTAACGTAATTTCTAAATCAGGAACCACGACGGAACCATCCATCGCATTCCGAATTTTCAAAGAAAAGTTAATTAAGAAGTACGGACAAGAAGAAGCTAGTCGCCGGATCTATGCCACGACGGATGCTAAAAATGGAGCATTACGCCAAGAAGTGGAAGCAAATGGTTACGAAAGTTTCATCATTCCAGATGGCGTTGGGGGCCGGTTCTCTGTCTTAACTCCGGTAGGATTATTACCGATTGCTGCTACTGGGGCTGATCTAAACGAGTTAATGCACGGAGCTGCTGATGCCGCTGCTGCATACCAAGATGCAGACTTGAGTAAGAACGATGCTTACCGCTATGCCGCCTTACGTAATATTTTGTACCGGAAGGGTTACGTAACGGAATTAATTGAAAACTATGAACCAAACCTGCGGATGTTTGCTGAATGGTGGAAGCAATTAATGGGTGAATCAGAAGGAAAAGACCAAAAGGGGATTTATCCATCTTCTGCAAACTTCACCACTGATTTGCACTCGTTAGGTCAATACATTCAAGAAGGATTACGGAATCTCTTTGAAACAGTTGTAAAAGTTACGAAACCACCTTACAACGTTGATATTCCCATGGAAAAAGATAATCTGGATGGATTGAACTATCTGAAGGGTCAAACCTTAAATGAAGTTAATGACAAAGCTTACGAAGGGGTCGTCCTTGCTCATAACGATGGTGGGGTTCCCGTTCTGACCGTTGAAATTCCAGATGAATCAGAATACAGCCTTGGGTACTTGATTTACTTCTTCGAAGTAGCGGTTGGCATTTCGGGCTACTTAAATGGGATTAATCCATTTAACCAACCCGGAGTGGAAGCTTACAAGCAAAACATGTTTGCTTTGTTAGGCAAACCGGGCTACGAAGAATTAGCTGCTAAGTTAAAAAAAGAAATTGATTAA
- a CDS encoding ROK family protein, which yields MLYGSIEAGGTKFVCAVGDENFNVVDQTQFPTTTPDETLARTVKYFKKFDHIDAFGIASFGPIDIDKNSDTYGWIIKTPKKGWSNIDFLGKMKESFHVPMFWTTDVNGSAYGEYVSAKRHDENIKSVSYITIGTGIGMGSVINGDFLGVKGTPEFGHIKVKRHRDDLDFKGTCPWHGDCLEGVASGPTFEARNGVKGQDTPISDPTWDIIAYYAAQAVVDLTVTFRPDKVVLGGGVCTPEFIAKVRAQFTLLFNNYLSVGSLEKYITGPEIQHNGSATFGDFVLAQKAIDDEKKNEVGE from the coding sequence ATGTTATATGGAAGTATTGAAGCTGGTGGGACTAAATTTGTGTGTGCGGTTGGTGACGAAAACTTTAACGTGGTTGACCAAACCCAATTTCCGACCACAACTCCTGACGAAACATTAGCAAGAACTGTTAAGTACTTTAAGAAATTTGATCACATTGATGCCTTTGGAATCGCTTCCTTTGGACCAATTGATATTGATAAAAACTCTGATACCTATGGTTGGATTATCAAAACGCCGAAAAAGGGTTGGAGTAACATCGACTTTTTAGGCAAGATGAAAGAAAGTTTCCACGTTCCAATGTTCTGGACGACCGATGTAAATGGTTCTGCTTACGGTGAATACGTAAGTGCTAAACGCCACGACGAAAACATCAAGTCAGTTAGTTACATTACCATCGGAACTGGAATTGGAATGGGCTCTGTAATTAACGGTGACTTTCTCGGAGTTAAAGGAACTCCTGAATTTGGTCACATCAAAGTTAAACGCCACCGTGATGACCTTGATTTCAAAGGAACTTGTCCATGGCATGGTGACTGTTTAGAAGGAGTTGCCTCTGGTCCAACCTTTGAAGCTCGAAACGGAGTTAAAGGTCAAGATACGCCAATTTCTGATCCAACTTGGGATATCATTGCTTACTATGCAGCCCAAGCGGTAGTTGATCTGACGGTAACCTTCCGTCCTGACAAAGTTGTTTTAGGTGGTGGGGTCTGCACGCCAGAATTCATTGCTAAAGTACGGGCACAATTTACCTTGCTCTTTAACAACTACCTTAGCGTTGGCTCATTAGAAAAATACATTACGGGTCCGGAAATTCAACACAACGGCTCGGCAACCTTTGGGGACTTTGTATTAGCCCAAAAGGCAATTGATGACGAAAAGAAGAACGAAGTGGGGGAGTAG
- a CDS encoding class I SAM-dependent methyltransferase, whose product MRAIEITGAAASKIEGGYPKLSLKDLEQPVDATDNGEFVALQKGGHFVASAYLAPEGNGIGWILSRKENQAINEAFFEHLLKQAFQKRAPLVGQNVTAYRLFNGIGDGLGGLAIDNFAGQILLTWENAGLYHQRSFIMDALSQTLADYKNVYEIKRYEPQVAITPVSDLAAFPDEQQVVTENGIDFDIQLAGGMKPGLDLAYREVRQQLKNNSHAKLALHLLYDQTGFVTASLIGGAVQSEAVDQKNNAKTNLVTELSANEITQKMPKVRTMDLFGYLDYATKHHLKFDVITINLPAFLRSKKGNFNIRKDLNHFLQLVFTLATKEADVFITTETPAVTLKGLRQAAQAAFQQRGQSFIEKEAFKQPLDFPFNSEYQRESPIKGLWFKLQR is encoded by the coding sequence ATGCGAGCAATTGAAATTACAGGAGCAGCGGCCAGTAAAATTGAAGGCGGCTATCCTAAGTTGAGCTTAAAGGATTTGGAACAACCAGTGGACGCTACTGATAACGGCGAATTTGTGGCACTGCAAAAAGGCGGACACTTCGTTGCTAGTGCCTATTTGGCCCCAGAAGGAAACGGTATCGGTTGGATTTTAAGTCGGAAAGAAAATCAAGCGATTAATGAAGCCTTTTTTGAACACCTGTTGAAACAGGCTTTCCAAAAACGGGCTCCGTTAGTCGGACAAAACGTGACGGCCTACCGGTTGTTTAATGGGATTGGAGATGGACTCGGTGGCTTAGCCATTGATAATTTTGCAGGTCAAATTTTATTGACCTGGGAAAATGCGGGCCTTTACCACCAACGTAGCTTTATCATGGATGCACTTAGCCAGACGTTAGCTGATTACAAAAACGTCTATGAAATCAAGCGGTATGAGCCCCAAGTTGCTATTACTCCCGTTTCAGACTTAGCTGCTTTTCCAGATGAACAACAAGTAGTAACGGAAAATGGGATTGATTTTGATATTCAACTTGCTGGAGGCATGAAGCCAGGCTTGGATTTGGCCTATCGTGAAGTTCGTCAGCAACTCAAAAATAATTCCCATGCCAAACTAGCTTTACATTTGTTATACGATCAAACCGGCTTTGTGACCGCTAGCCTCATTGGGGGTGCCGTGCAAAGTGAGGCTGTAGATCAAAAAAACAATGCGAAAACCAATTTGGTGACGGAACTGAGTGCTAACGAGATTACCCAAAAGATGCCAAAGGTTCGGACCATGGATTTATTCGGATACTTGGATTATGCTACCAAGCATCATCTGAAGTTTGATGTCATTACCATTAATCTGCCGGCCTTCCTGCGTTCCAAAAAGGGGAATTTTAACATCCGTAAGGACTTGAACCACTTTTTGCAGCTGGTCTTTACGTTGGCAACTAAGGAAGCGGATGTCTTTATTACGACTGAAACTCCAGCAGTGACACTCAAGGGATTGCGCCAGGCTGCCCAAGCTGCTTTCCAACAAAGGGGGCAATCCTTCATCGAAAAGGAAGCCTTCAAGCAACCGCTTGATTTTCCGTTTAACTCGGAATACCAACGAGAGAGCCCGATTAAAGGGCTTTGGTTTAAATTACAACGCTAG